One genomic window of Cyprinus carpio isolate SPL01 chromosome A23, ASM1834038v1, whole genome shotgun sequence includes the following:
- the LOC109057801 gene encoding 5-hydroxytryptamine receptor 6-like, whose protein sequence is MHLKNAGCVFASSRPQESHTVLFNSPMMSGSPIPRVEAASGVDAWNVHRSFNDSGTIGDGWSISGSGPWLLAVMLSLIILVTACGNILLIALVFAHRSLRCTSNCFLVSLFLSDLMVALVVMPPAMLNVLCGTWVLAPGFCPVWLCFDVMCCSASILNLCVISLDRYLLIISPLRYKQHMTPPRALLLVGGAWGLAALTSFLPIKMDWHSLGRTQDLSENNPANATVSQSSFFYPSSYFQLTTSGTPSMQCRLRVTLPFALVATFLTFFLPSTAICFTYCRILLAARRQARQVEALTHPPYPHHSPGEPSHPPSPGHAIQDGDDYSHQEPPVLRQALLSVNSERRLAHRQRKRALKASLTLGVLLGLFFGAWLPFFITNMAQAVCECVPPSFFDAITWLGYCNSTMNPIIYPMFMRDFKRALARLLPCCSSSQAPRRPSLPLSLSLRNSGEPQLPTEPPSLVSDPPQLPATATDAVNLLDAEHARIDLPLLLPNQVDTLDD, encoded by the exons ATGCACTTGAAAAACGCTGGATGTGTGTTCGCTTCATCGAGACCACAGGAATCGCACACAGTCCTATTCAACTCTCCGATGATGAGTGGCTCACCTATCCCTCGAGTAGAGGCAGCATCAGGTGTGGATGCCTGGAATGTTCACAGGAGCTTCAATGACAGCGGTACTATCGGTGATGGTTGGAGCATTAGTGGCAGCGGTCCCTGGCTTCTCGCAGTCATGCTGTCCCTCATAATTCTGGTGACAGCTTGTGGGAACATTTTGTTGATTGCCTTGGTGTTTGCACATCGGTCGCTGCGCTGCACCTCCAACTGCTTCCTAGTGTCCCTCTTCCTGTCAGACTTGATGGTGGCTTTGGTCGTGATGCCCCCTGCTATGCTCAATGTGCTGTGTGGGACCTGGGTGCTGGCGCCTGGATTCTGCCCCGTCTGGCTTTGCTTCGATGTGATGTGCTGTAGTGCCTCAATTCTCAACTTGTGTGTTATCAGTTTGGACCGTTACCTCCTCATCATCTCTCCGTTGCGATACAAACAGCACATGACCCCGCCTCGTGCCTTGCTTCTGGTAGGTGGGGCTTGGGGGTTGGCAGCCCTTACTTCCTTTCTGCCAATCAAGATGGACTGGCACAGTCTTGGTCGCACGCAAGACCTTTCCGAGAACAATCCCGCCAACGCCACAGTTTCGCAGTCGAGTTTCTTCTACCCCTCTTCGTACTTCCAGCTTACCACATCAGGGACACCGTCCATGCAGTGCCGCCTGCGGGTGACTCTCCCCTTTGCCCTCGTGGCGACCTTTCTCACATTCTTCTTGCCTTCTACAGCCATTTGTTTTACTTACTGCCGGATCCTGTTGGCGGCCAGAAGACAGGCACGACAGGTAGAGGCTCTGACTCATCCTCCTTACCCACATCATTCACCAGGCGAACCATCTCATCCTCCTTCTCCCGGTCATGCCATCCAGGATGGAGATGATTACAGCCATCAGGAGCCACCCGTGTTGCGGCAAGCTCTG tTGTCGGTGAACAGTGAGCGCAGACTGGCACACAGGCAAAGGAAGAGAGCTCTGAAAGCCAGTCTAACCCTTGGAGTCCTCCTGGGTCTCTTCTTCGGTGCCTGGCTTCCCTTTTTTATCACCAACATGGCACAG GCGGTGTGTGAGTGCGTACCACCTTCCTTCTTCGATGCCATTACCTGGTTGGGGTACTGTAACAGCACCATGAATCCAATTATATACCCAATGTTCATGAGGGACTTCAAGAGGGCTTTGGCACGGCTTCTACCCTGCTGTTCTTCATCTCAAGCCCCTCGTAGGCCATCGTTGCCACTTTCCCTTTCTCTACGCAACTCAGGGGAGCCACAACTACCCACTGAACCCCCCTCCCTTGTGTCCGACCCACCTCAACTACCGGCGACGGCGACAGACGCTGTTAACCTTCTCGATGCAGAACACGCTAGGATTGACCTGCCTCTGCTGCTGCCCAACCAGGTCGATACATTAGATGATTGA
- the LOC109057803 gene encoding suppressor of IKBKE 1 isoform X2 — translation MCSMEKVLGDARTLLERLKEHDTAAESLIEQSSVLNHKIHSMKEYTEESTEYQELSRYKPHILLTQENTQIKDLQQENRELCLSLEEHQYALELIMGRYRKQMLQLMVEKKELDAKPVLNLHKDHAKEVQNQLERICEMGQVMRRAVQVDDKRYCSVKEQLAQLEIENKELRGLLSISNSSVRPQREETNPAETAAQSPNKQEP, via the exons ATGTGCTCGATGGAGAAGGTGCTGGGCGACGCGCGGACGCTGCTGGAGCGGCTGAAGGAGCACGACACTGCCGCGGAGAGTCTCATCGAGCAGTCGAGCGTCCTCAACCACAAGATCCACAGCATGAAGGAG TACACGGAGGAAAGCACGGAGTATCAGGAGCTGTCCAGATACAAGCCTCACATCCTGCTGACCCAGGAGAACACCCAAATCAAAGACCTCCAGCAGGAGAACAGAG AGCTCTGCCTCTCTCTGGAGGAGCACCAGTACGCTTTAGAGCTGATCATGGGCCGATACCGAAAACAGATGCTTCAGCTGATGGTGGAAAAGAAAGAGCTGGATGCCAAACCTGTGCTTAACCTTCACAAGGATCATGCTAAG GAGGTTCAAAACCAGTTGGAGCGGATCTGTGAAATGGGTCAAGTGATGCGTCGAGCTGTGCAGGTGGATGACAAGCGCTACTGCTCTGTAAAAGAGCAACTGGCACAGCTTGAA ATTGAAAACAAGGAGCTCAGGGGTCTGCTGTCCATCAGCAACAGCTCTGTGAGGCCACAGAGAGAGGAGACAAACCCTGCAGAGACGGCAGCCCAGAGCCCTAACAAACAAGAGCCCTGA
- the LOC109057803 gene encoding suppressor of IKBKE 1 isoform X1, with product MCSMEKVLGDARTLLERLKEHDTAAESLIEQSSVLNHKIHSMKEVGNSLPDKYTEESTEYQELSRYKPHILLTQENTQIKDLQQENRELCLSLEEHQYALELIMGRYRKQMLQLMVEKKELDAKPVLNLHKDHAKEVQNQLERICEMGQVMRRAVQVDDKRYCSVKEQLAQLEIENKELRGLLSISNSSVRPQREETNPAETAAQSPNKQEP from the exons ATGTGCTCGATGGAGAAGGTGCTGGGCGACGCGCGGACGCTGCTGGAGCGGCTGAAGGAGCACGACACTGCCGCGGAGAGTCTCATCGAGCAGTCGAGCGTCCTCAACCACAAGATCCACAGCATGAAGGAGGTCGGAAACTCTCTTCCTGACAAG TACACGGAGGAAAGCACGGAGTATCAGGAGCTGTCCAGATACAAGCCTCACATCCTGCTGACCCAGGAGAACACCCAAATCAAAGACCTCCAGCAGGAGAACAGAG AGCTCTGCCTCTCTCTGGAGGAGCACCAGTACGCTTTAGAGCTGATCATGGGCCGATACCGAAAACAGATGCTTCAGCTGATGGTGGAAAAGAAAGAGCTGGATGCCAAACCTGTGCTTAACCTTCACAAGGATCATGCTAAG GAGGTTCAAAACCAGTTGGAGCGGATCTGTGAAATGGGTCAAGTGATGCGTCGAGCTGTGCAGGTGGATGACAAGCGCTACTGCTCTGTAAAAGAGCAACTGGCACAGCTTGAA ATTGAAAACAAGGAGCTCAGGGGTCTGCTGTCCATCAGCAACAGCTCTGTGAGGCCACAGAGAGAGGAGACAAACCCTGCAGAGACGGCAGCCCAGAGCCCTAACAAACAAGAGCCCTGA
- the LOC109057802 gene encoding MICOS complex subunit MIC10-like yields MSEKELGQKWDRCLADCAVKFGTGLGLGIVFSVVFFKRRTWPIVFGTGLGLGIAYSNCQNDLRSHYVLHSKVAKEE; encoded by the exons ATGTCTGAGAAAGAGCTCGGCCAAAAGTGGGACCGCTGCCTCGCAGACTGCGCTGTTAAATTCG GTACCGGTCTGGGTCTAGGAATTGTGTTCTCTGTTGTTTTCTTCAAGC GCCGGACGTGGCCCATTGTGTTTGGTACAGGACTGGGTCTTGGCATAGCTTATTCCAACTGCCAGAATGACTTGAGGTCACATTATGTGCTGCACAGTAAAGTTGCtaag GAGGAGTAG
- the LOC109057743 gene encoding iodotyrosine deiodinase 1: MAVFSSLTPVFVAVLCVIIGFLFKSSQRRETRSKQERSDQTARPWVDEDLQDDTEISSKHNEDDDDWLDTTEEENLPHIPYTPIQYSATEMLERSEKFYSLMNLRRSVRFVSPDPVPKQVIDNVIRTAGTAPSGAHTEPWTFVVVSDADVKHKIREIIEEEEEINYKQRMGDKWVHDLKKLRTNWVKEYLDVAPYLILVFKQTYGILPNSKKKTHYYNEISVSISCGILLAALQNVGLVTVTTTPLNCGPQLRSLLQRPANPATRKIPANEEGE; encoded by the exons ATGGCGGTGTTTTCGTCTCTTACTCCGGTGTTCGTGGCGGTTTTGTGTGTGATTATCGGGTTTCTCTTCAAAAGCTCCCAGAGAAGAGAGACAAGATCAAAGCAGGAGCGTTCAGATCAGACAGCCAGACCATGGGTGGACGAGGATCTGCAGGATGATACAGAAATCAGCAGTAAACACAACG aggatgatgatgattggctagacacaacagaggaagaGAACTTACCCCATATCCCATACACCCCAATTCAGTATTCTGCTACTGAGATGCTGGAACGATCTGAAAAGTTCTACTCGCTCATGAATCTGAGACGTTCTGTCCGCTTCGTCAGTCCAGATCCGGTACCAAAACAAGTGATTGACAATGTCATACGCACTGCAG gcactGCACCTAGTGGAGCTCACACTGAGCCCTGGACGTTTGTGGTGGTGTCTGATGCAGATGTCAAACACAAGATCAGAGAGATcattgaggaggaggaggagatcaACTACAAGCAAAGGATGGGAGACAAGTGGGTCCATGACCTGAAGAAACTGAG GACAAACTGGGTGAAGGAGTATTTGGATGTGGCTCCATATCTGATTCTAGTGTTTAAGCAGACCTATGGAATTCTGCCCAATAGCAAGAAAAAGACTCACTATTACAATGAAATCAGCGTGTCCATTTCCTGTGGCATTCTGCTGGCTGCCCTGCAG AATGTTGGGCTGGTTACCGTGACGACGACTCCTCTGAACTGCGGTCCACAGCTCAGGTCCCTCCTCCAGCGACCGGCCAATCCAGCCACGCGGAAAATCCCGGCCAATGAGGAAGGAGAATGA